A DNA window from Hypanus sabinus isolate sHypSab1 chromosome 27, sHypSab1.hap1, whole genome shotgun sequence contains the following coding sequences:
- the LOC132381960 gene encoding uncharacterized protein LOC132381960: MGGGVHTGTGAGVLSVFTRWEGGSLGLELGCCLSSLDGGEHWDWSWGAVCLHSTGGVGSTGTGGGVLSVSTQWEGWGALGLELGCCQSPCNGRGEDHWDWNWGVVCLHSMGGVGSTGTGTGVLSVSTQWEGWGALGLELGCCLSPLNGRGGEHWERSWGVVSLHSMGGVGSSGSGDGVLSVFTQWEGWGVLGLQLGCCLPPLNGRGGEHWDWSWGAVCLHSMGGVRSTGTGGGVLSDFIHWEGWLSLRPELGCCLSPLNGTCGEHWDWSWGVVCLHSMGGVRSTGTGAGVLSVSTRWEGRGALGLELGTCGEHWDWRWGVV, from the exons ATGGGAGGGGGCGTTCACACTGGgactggagctggggtgttgtctgtcTTCACTCGATGGGAGGGGGGATCATTGGGACTGGAGCTAGGGTGTTGTCTGTCTTCACTTGATGGGGGGGAGCACTGGGACTGGAGCTGGGGTGCTGTCTGTCTCCACTCAACTGGAggggtggggagcactgggactggaggtggggtgttgtctgtctccactcaatgggaggggtggggagcactgggactggagctggggtgttgtcaGTCTCCATgcaatgggaggggtgaggaccACTGGGATTGGAACTGGGGTGTTGTCTGTCTTCActcaatgggaggggtggggagcactgggactggaactggggtgttgtctgtctccacacaatgggaggggtggggagcactgggactGGAGCTGGGGTGCTGTCTGTCTCCActcaatgggaggggtggggagcactgggaacggagctggggtgttgtcaGTCTCCActcaatgggaggggtggggagtagTGGGAGTGGAGATGGGGTGTTGTCTGTCTTCActcaatgggaggggtggggagtacTGGGACTGCAGCTGGGTTGCTGTCTGCCTCCACTGaatggcaggggtggggagcactgggactGGAGCTGGGGTGCTGTCTGTCTCCACTCAATGGGAGGGGTGCGGAGCACTGGTACTGGAGGTGGGGTGTTGTCTGATTTTATTCATTGGGAGGGGTGGTTATCACTGAGAccggagctggggtgttgtcttTCTCCACTCAACGGGACGTGTGGGGAGCACTGGGACTGGAG ctggggtgttgtctgtcTCCACTCAATGGGAGGGGTGCGGAGCACTGGgactggagctggggtgttgtctgtctccactcgatgggaggggaggggagcactgggactggagctggg